The Anaeromyxobacter sp. Fw109-5 genomic interval GAACCACGATCTCGCGACCCACCCGTTCGCGATCCAGGTCACCCGCTCCGACCAGCAGGCGCTCCCGCCCGAGACGGACGCCTTCGTCCTCGTGGGGACCGGTCGGGTCGCCGCGCCCACGGTGTTCGTCCTGGCCGGCGCGGTGTTCACGGAAGGTGATACCCCCGTGGACGTCGAGATCGCCTTCCGGGACGAGGTGCCCGGCGACGTCGCGCTGCCGCCGGAGCTGGACGGCGCGCCGGTGACGCTCCTGCTGCTCGCCAACCGCGCGGGCAGGCCCGGCCCGAACGGCGAGCCCCTCCCTTACCTGGGCTTCCGGCTCGCCACCGGGACGGGCGCCGACGCCGTCCACCGCTTCCTCCTCTTCGAGGGCTCGTACGAGGGCGCGGGGACCTCCACGCTCCCCATCACCGGCGTCGAGCCGACCGCCGAGCTGCCGTTCTTCCGCGTGCGCGACGACTGGGCCGAGTTCGAGCCGGCCGAGTGTGGGCCCGTCTACTACGACTGGCTGGAGGTGACCGGCGACGACCTCTTCTCCCTGCGTCACGGCGACCGCCGGGACGTGCGGGTCGGGGCGCCCGAGGAGCGGTGGACCGTCCTCCACGTCCTCTCCTGGCATCGCCAGGGCACCTGCGGAAGCCAGGCAGAAGCCTGGACGCAGTTCGCCGCCTGGCGCTAAACGATGTACCCCATGCGCCGCGCCAAGATCGTCGCCACCCTCGGTCCCGCCTCCTCCGATCCCGACGTGCTGCAGCGCATGCTGGCCGCCGGGGTGGACGTGGCGAGGCTCAACTTCTCCCACGGCCGTCACGAGGACCACGCCCAGATGCTGGATCGCATCCGGACGGCCTCGCGCCATCTCGGCCGCGCCGTCGCCGTCCTCCAGGACCTCCAGGGCCCCAAGATCCGCACCGGCCCCTTGGCGGCCGGACGGGAGGGCGTCCGCCTCGAGGCGGGGGCGGAGCTCGTCATCGCCACCGACGCGGAGGTGAAGGGCGACGCGAAGCTCGTCTCCACCACCTACCCGCACCTCGCCGAGGACGTTCGCCCGGGGGACCGCCTCCTCGTCGACGACGGGCTCATCGAGCTGCGCGTCCTCGAGACCGACGGCGTCCGCGCGCGCTGCCAGGTGGTCGAGGGGGGCGTGCTGCGCGAGCACAAGGGGATCAACCTCCCCGGCGTGGCGCTCCGCGCCGAGGCGCTCTCCGAGAAGGACCGGGCGGACATCGCCTTCGGCCTCGCGCACGGCGTGGACGCGGTGGCGCTCTCGTTCGTGCGCTCCGCGGAGGACATCCGGGCCTGCCGCGACGAGATGGAGCGGGTCGGCCGGGTCGTCCCGGTGATCGCCAAGATCGAGAAGCCCGAGGCGCTCGACGCCATCGACGCGATCATCGAGGCCGCCGACGGGATCATGATCGCGCGCGGCGACCTCGGCGTGGAGATCCTGCCCGAGCGCGTGCCGCTGCTGCAGAAGGACATCTGCCGGCGCGGCAACGCGGCCGGCAAGCCGGTGGTCATCGCCACCCAGATGCTCGAGTCGATGATCGAGCACCCCCGGCCGACCCGCGCCGAGGCCTCCGACGTGGCGAACGCCGTCTGGGACGGCGCCGACGCGGTGATGCTCTCCGCGGAGAGCGCGAGCGGCCGCTTCCCCCTGAACGCCGTGCAGATGATGGACCGCATCGTGCGCGAGGCGGAGACGAGCCCCGCCCCGTCCGTGGGCATCCCCGACGTCCGCTCTCGCCCGGCCGCGTTCAACCTCGTCACCGCCGCGGCCGCCTGCGAGGCGGCCGACGCCGCCGGCGCGGTGGCCATCTGCTGCTTCACCCTCTCCGGCACGACCGCGCGGCTCCTCTCGCACTTCCGGCCGCGCGTGCCCGTCATCGCCTTCTCGCCCGACCAGTCGATCCGGCGCCGCCTCGCGCTGTACTGGGGCGTCGTCCCGCGGGTCCTCGAGCCGGTGAAGAACGCCGACCTCATGGCGGAGCTCGTCTCGGACGTGCTCCTCGGCGACGGCGTCGTGAAGCCGGGCGACCGGGTCGTCCTGGTCCACGGCTCGCCGCTCGGCATCCCGGGCCAGACGAACTCCATCCGCCTGCACGAGATCACCCACCCCTCGGAGCGCGGGCCCGCGCAGCGCTACCGCGTTCCCATCTGATGATGAGCCAGGACGCCCGATGACCTCCTCGAACGCCACGGCCCCCATCCCCG includes:
- the pyk gene encoding pyruvate kinase, which encodes MRRAKIVATLGPASSDPDVLQRMLAAGVDVARLNFSHGRHEDHAQMLDRIRTASRHLGRAVAVLQDLQGPKIRTGPLAAGREGVRLEAGAELVIATDAEVKGDAKLVSTTYPHLAEDVRPGDRLLVDDGLIELRVLETDGVRARCQVVEGGVLREHKGINLPGVALRAEALSEKDRADIAFGLAHGVDAVALSFVRSAEDIRACRDEMERVGRVVPVIAKIEKPEALDAIDAIIEAADGIMIARGDLGVEILPERVPLLQKDICRRGNAAGKPVVIATQMLESMIEHPRPTRAEASDVANAVWDGADAVMLSAESASGRFPLNAVQMMDRIVREAETSPAPSVGIPDVRSRPAAFNLVTAAAACEAADAAGAVAICCFTLSGTTARLLSHFRPRVPVIAFSPDQSIRRRLALYWGVVPRVLEPVKNADLMAELVSDVLLGDGVVKPGDRVVLVHGSPLGIPGQTNSIRLHEITHPSERGPAQRYRVPI